Within Corynebacterium timonense, the genomic segment GTCGCCGGCCCGGAAGGGGCCGTAGGGGAAGAGGCTGGGGTGCTCGTTGCCCATGCGGTAAGGCTCGTGGCCGCCGGCGGTGAACGCGACGGTCTGGTTCACCATCGCCGACAGCGCCGAGGACAGCAGGTTGACCTCGACGGTCTGCGCGGTGCCGGTGGCGGAGCGCTCCTGCAGCGCCGCGAGGATGCCCACGGCGGCGTGGAGGCCGGTGAAAATGTCAAAAAGCGCGAAGCCCCCGCGCTGCGGATTCCCGTCCGCGTCGCCAGTGACGTGCATGAACCCGCTGAGCGCCTGGACGAGCAGGTCGTAGCCGGGAAGGCTCGCCCCGCCCTTGGTGCCAAAGCCCGTGATGGAGGCGTGGATGAGGTCCGGCCAGCGCTCGGCCGTTTGGGAGCGGTCGAGCCCGAAGCGCAGCAGGCCACCGGGCTTAAAGTTCTCCACGAGGACGTCGGCCCGGTCGACGATGCGGTACGCGGTGCGCAGGTCGTCGTCGTTTTTCAGGTCGAGCGCGATGGAGCGCTTGTTGCGGTTGATCGAGAGGAAGTAGGTGCTGTGCCCGTCGATGGAGGGCGGCAGCCACTGGCGGGTGTCGTCGCCGCGCGGCGCTTCGATCTTGATCACGGTGGCGCCGAGGTCGGCGAGCAGCATCGTGCAATAGGGGCCGGCGAGGACCCGCGAGAAGTCGGCGACAACGACGCCGCTGAGCGGGCCGCGTGTGTCCTCGAGTTCGGTATGGTCCATGTCACTATCCTTGTGCTTGTGTTGTTTTGGTAATAAAATCACGGTTGATTCGTACAGTCCAATACTTAATTACGTGCTTATTCATGCTCGACGGTGATTAATAGGGATTACTTGCGCGGGCCAAGTGGTGAAGGGAGGCCAGTGGCATGGAGGTACAGGAGGCCAAGGCGTTCCTTGTGCTGGCAGAGGAGCTTCATTTCGGCCGCGCCGCCGATCGGCTCAACATGGCGCAACCGCCCCTGAGCAGGGCCATCCGCCAGCTGGAGCGCCGCCTGAAGGTGAAGCTGTTCGACCGCAGCACCAGGCGCGTCGAGCTCACCACCGCCGGCGCCGCGCTCGTCGAGCCGGCCCGCAAGCTCGTGGAGGCCTCCGCCGTCGCGGTGCGCACCGCCCGCGACGCGGCCTCGGGCACGACCGGCGTGGTCCGCCTCGGCTTCGCCAGCGCCTCGGTGCGCGGGGTCGTCTCCCAGCTCGTGCGCTCCACGCAGGACCGCCTGCCCAGCGTCACCCTCGAGCTGCATTCCGCGCTACTGTCGGCCAACGGCCTGGACAAGGTCCTCTCCGGTGAGATCGACTGCATGATCGGGCGCTGGAACACCCTCCCGGCGGAGGTCGAGTCCAAGGAGCTTTTCCGCGAAGAAATTGTCGCCGTGGTTTCCGAGACCCATCCCCTCGCGCGGGAGGGGAGGGCGCAGATCAGCATGGCTGACCTGGCCCACGAGGAGTGGATCATGCTGCAGGGCGGGCCGGGGGCGGCGCTGCAGACGCGCGTGTCCACCCTGGCACGCCGGGCGGGGTTTGTGCCCTCGGTGCGCTCCACCGTGCCGGACTCGTGGACCCAGCTCGTGCTCGTCGCCTCTGGCGTCGGCGTGGCGCTGACGCTCGACAGCGTGCGCGACAACACGAACCGCGAGTTTCTGCACTACATGACGCTCAAGGACGAGGACCGCCACGTCGACGTGCAGCTGGTGTGGAAGAAGCACAACGATAACCCAGCCTTCCACAACCTCATGGTCTGCCTCGAGGGCATCTTCCCGCTTACCTACAGCGCGAACTAGCGCGTATCGACGCCCCATTGATACGCACCTGGTAACAGTCGCCCGAGTTGGCGCGGCATGTGTGATATGAAACCTAGGCTGGTCACATTGCATGTCACACCACAGAAGGGGATTGCACGTGGAGTACTCAACAGTTCTGCGACACGACGACGAGGCCGTGGCCACCCTGACGGTGAACCGGCCGGAGAAGATGAACGCCGCGAGCCGGCAGGTGCTCGACGAGCTCAATAGCCACCTCGACGAGATCGAGGGCGACGCGGGGGTCGAGGTCATCATCATCACCGGCGCCGGCGAGACGTCCTTCGTCGCCGGCGCGGACATCAACGAGCTCGCCCTGCGCCGCCCGCTCGACGGCCTCGAGGCCTACATGCAGCGCACCTACGGGCGCATCGCGCACTTTCCCAAACCTGTCATCGCCGCCGTCAACGGCTATGCGCTCGGCGGCGGCTGCGAGCTCGCCCTCGCCTGCGACATCCGCGTCGCCTCCGACACCGCGGTCTTCGGCCTGCCCGAGACCGGCCTGGGCATCCTCCCCGGCGCCGGCGGCACCCAGCGCCTCGTCGAGGCGGTGGGGCGCGGCCCCGCGATCGACATGATCATCACCGGCCGGCGCATCAGCGCCGCCGAGGCGCTCCAGTGGGGGCTGGTGACCTACGTGACGGACGCCGAGTCGCTGCTCGAGCAGGCCGCCACGATCGCCACCCGGATTCGCCGCAAGGGCCCCACCGCCGTTGCGCTCGTGCGCCAGGTCGTCGCCCACAGCGCCGCCGCGAGCGAGGAGACGGGCATGTTCGTCGAGCGCCTCGCGCAGTCGCTGCTCTACGCCACGGCCGAAAAGCGCGAGGGCGTCGAGGCTTCCCTGTCCAAGCGCCACCCCGACTTCGCCGCGGTCAAGGGCGAAAGCTGACCCCACACACCACGTTTACAAGGAGCACACATGGCAGACATCTCTCACGTCACTGTTATCGGGTCCGGCACGATGGGCTCGCAGATCGGCATGGTGGCCGCCCTCTCGGGCTTTCGCACCACCGTCGTCGACCTTTCTGAGGACGCGCTCGCCGCGGCCGAGAAGCAGCTGCGTAGCCGCATGGAACGCGACGTAGAAAAAGGCCGCCGCACCCAGGGCGACGTCGACGCCGCCTTCGACCGCCTCGACTTCACCACCGACCAGGCCGCGGCCGTCGCCGAGACCGACATCGTCATCGAGGCGGCGGTGGAAAACATCGAGATCAAGCGATCCATCCTCGCCGAGCTGGACGCGCAGGCCCCCGAGGGAGCCATTCTGGCTACGAACTCCTCCAACATCGTCTCCTCCCGCCTGGCGGACGCCACCAACCGGCCCGAGAAGGTGTGCAACATGCACTTTTTCAACCCGGTGCTGGTGATGAAGGCCTGCGAGATCGTCGGGCACGAGGGCACGAGCGAGGAGACGCTGGCGGCGGTGGACACGCTCGCACGGGCGATGGGCCGCGACGTGATCCGCGTGCGCCGCGAGATCCCCGGCTTCGTTGCCAACCGCCTGCTCAACGCGCTGCGCACCGAGGCACTCAAGCTCTACGAGGAGGGCTACGCCTCGTTCGAGGACATCGACACGGCGGCGCGCTCCGCGCTGCGCCACCCGATGGGCCCCTTCGAGCTCATGGACCTCGTCGGCATCGACGTCGCCTACCTTATCCGCAAGGCCGAGTACGAGCAGACCGGCGACGAGTCCTCCCTGCCCGCCGCAGCGATGGAGCGCATGTACAACACCGGCAACTACGGCAAGAAGACCGGCAAAGGCTGGTACGAGTACGACGACCAGGGGCGCAAGGGCCGCCCGAACCCCGACTTCTAAGCAGTAACGCCCAACGCCCCGCTCCGGTGAGAACCGGGCGGGGCGTTCCGCGTGGCGTCGTTACGCGAAGTTCAGGCCGGTGAACCTGCCGTCGGCGCGCCATTGACGCACGTGGTTGAAGAAGGCCTTCTTGCCGGCGGGGAAGCCCACCGAGCGGCGCTCCGCCATGCCGATCTCCCGCTTGCCCTCGCCGTTGAGGTAGCCGGGGGTGCACTCGGGGTCGTCGGCGACCGTGCCGTTTTCCACGAGGTGGTCGACCCACGCGTCCTCCGCTTCCTGCGTCGGCTCGAAGACCTCCGCGCCGGAATCCAGCGTGTGGTCAATGACGGCGCGCAGCACGCGAGCGCCGTCCGCGAAGTTCTGCGGCACGTTGGAGACCAGGAACGCCGCCTGCACGGACTGCTGGAAGAACATGTTGGGGAAGTCGTGGGTGAAGTAGCCCATGTAGGTGAGCATCCCGTCGTTCCACTTGTCGCGCAGCTTCAGGCCGTTGCGGCCGATGACGTCGAAGAAGGCGTCCTTGGAGGCGTTGCGGTTGTAGAGGAACCCCGTGGAGTAGATGATCATGTCCACCGGGTACTCCACGCCCTGGATGACCACGCCGTTTTCGGTGATGCGCTCGACGCCCTTACCGTCGGTGTCCACGAGCTCCACGTTGTCGCGGTTGAAGGTCTGCAGGTACTCGTCGTGGAAGCCGGGGCGCTTGCACCACGCGCGGTACCAGGCCTTGAGGCCGTCCGCGGTCGCCTTGTCCTCGACCTCCACGTCCGTCCTATCACGGATGGACTGCTGCACCTCGTCGTCCCACTGGTAGAGCACCGACCGGAACTTCTCGGGGGTCATGTCGCCCTCAATGGCCTCCAGGCGGTGCGCGAGCTTGCGCCCGTTCATGGTCCAGCCGTCGCTGAGCAGGTCGACGGTGTCACTGGAGGGGTAGTTGCCCACCTTGTACTCCTCGACGAAGTCGAGGAAGTTGTCGTAGACCTTCTGCTGCCAGCCCTCCTGGGAGGTCAGCTCGTCCCACCACTCGTAGTCCGTCGGGCCGTTGCCGCGCACGTCCACCGAGGTCGGGGTACGCTGGATCACGAGCAGCTTCTTGGCGGTCTTCGCCAGCTCGGGAACAACCTGGATGGCCGTGGCGCCGGTGCCGATGATGGCCACCGTCTTGTCGCTCAGCTTGTCCATCTCGGCGCCGTCGGGGGAGCCGCCGGTGGCGTTGTAATCCCAACGCGCGGTGTGGAACCACTCGCCCTTGTAGTCCATCGTGCCCGGGAAGGAGGGCAGGCGCGGGACGTTGAGCGAGCCGATTCCGAGGCTGACAAACTGCGAGGTGAAGTTGTCGCCGCGGTTGGTGGTGATGCGCCAGCGCTTGATGTCCTCCTCCCACGACAGGCCGGTGACGCGGGTGTGGAAGTACGCGTCCTTGTACAGGTCGAAGTGGCGGCCGATGCGCTGCGCGTGGGCGTAGATCTCGGGGCCGTGGGCGTAGCGCTCAGTCGGCTTGTGGCCGGTCTCCTCCAGCAGAGGCATGTACACCACGGAGGCGGTGTCGCACATGACGCCGGGGTAGCGGTTCCAGTACCACACGCCGCCGAAGTCGCCGGCTTGGTCGAGGATGCGCAACTGGCGGTCGGATTTGCGCAGCTCAGCGGCGGTCATGAGGCCCGCCCAGCCGCCGCCGAGGAGGGTGACCTCGACGTCGTCGTGGAGCGGCTCGCGCGGGGTGACCTCCTTGTAGGGGTCCAGCTCGTCGGGGTTGATGATGGTCTCGATGCGGACGAAGTCCTCGTCCTTCGACTTGCGGGCGGCGAGGCGCTTGTCGCGCTCCTCGTCGTACTTGCGCTGCAGATCCTTGTTGGGCACGGTCGTGGTCATTGTGTTGTCCTGCTTTCTGGCTTTCTGGGTTTCTGGGTTTTAGCTGGCGTTTTAGCGCTGGTCCTGCCACGCGGTGAAGGTGGCTTCGTCGAGGTCGTTGACGATGCGGAGGCCGTCGGCGTCGAAAACGCCCGTTGTCGTCGTTCCGTCCCCGAAGTAGGGCTCCCAGCCCGGGTTCAGCGTGGTGATGAAGGACACCCACGCGCCGTGCGCGGCGTCCGCGAGCGCGCCGGGGAGGTCCTCGCCGGCGGTGGCGCGCGCCGCGTCCGTGTCCACGGTGTTGAACACGAAGGGCAGCTCGAGCATGTGGTACGAGCCCAACGCGCCGCCGAACGAAGGGGAGGGCCACACGAACTTGTAGCGGAATGTCGGGGCCGAGCTCGCTTGTCGACGCCTGACGAACTCCCGCAACGGGAGTTGGAACTTCCACAGGTCCATAAACGTGGTCAGGCTGCGTCCCGGGTGCGGGTCCGCCTCGTCGGTGACCAGGCGGATCACAGTCTCCGGGTCGCGGGCTCCGCCCGCGCGCACCGCGGCCTCGAGCTGCTCGGGGGTGGCCGAGTCGTAGAGCCCCAGGCCGGTGACGAACATGGATCCCTCGTCCTGGTTGGTGCCGATGAGCACTGGGACGTCGGCGCCCTCGCCGCGGGCGAGCACGTCGAGCGGGTGCTCCGGCAGCACGTCGCCGTCGATGCTGGGCTGCCACGCCATGCTGCTTCCCGCCAGGTCGGCGAAGGTCTGCGTGTCCGTGGATGCGGCCACCTCCGCCTCGATCGCGGCCGAGGCCTGGAGGATTGTCTCTTCCGGCAGCGCGCCGAGCGCCTCCGCGGTGGGCTCGGCGCCGACGTGCTCCGCGAAGCGCCGGCCAACGGCCAGCGCTCCCTCCTGGGCAACGACGTTGTGCGCCGCGCCCGATTCGAGGATCGCCCCGTGAAATAGGCCGCGCGCCTTCGGGGAAGCGAGCAGCGCCGCGACGCTCATCGCGCCGGCGGATTCGCCGCCGATGACGACATGGTCGGGGTTTCCGCCGAACTGCGAGATGTTGTCGCGGACCCAGGTCAGAGCCGCAATTTGGTCGCGGAGCATGTTGTTCGACGTGCCGTCGTCAAGCTGGATCCCGCCCTCGGCGCCGAGCCTGTAGTTCAGCGTCACGGCGACGATGCCGTTCGCGGCAAAGGACGCGCCGTCGAGCACTTCGGTGGCACCCGAACCGTTGCGGTAGGCCCCGCCGTGGATGAACACGTAGACCGGCGCCTGCCCCTGGGGGTCCGGCGTCCAGACGTTCAGGTTGAGCCTGTCCTCGCCCATGTACAGCGGGTTATCAATCAAAGCCAGCGCGGCCTGCGGGTACTGGTTTTGCGCCGCGGTCGGCCCGTACGTGCGGGCGTCAAACCCCTCCGGAAGCGCAACAGCCTCCGGAGGGCGGAAGCGTCGCGCGCCGACGGGCGGCTTCGCGTACGAGATTCCGTAAAAAGCAGTGACGGTCCGGCCCGACGTGCGGGGCCCGGTGACGTCAACGCCGCTGATGGTTACCATTGCTTTCTTCTCTACTTCTCCGAACGTGGTGGGTACTTCACCCCGGCGAGGCCGGTTGCCTCCGCTGTGGGTTACTCCGCACCGTAATGGTTTATGTGATGCACGTCTCTCACTGCGAGAAAATTAGTGCGATTCATTCCAAGTTCGGCACCCGCTTTTTCGTTTGGTGAATGAAACAAGAGAGTTTCGTTTGGGGC encodes:
- a CDS encoding enoyl-CoA hydratase/isomerase family protein; amino-acid sequence: MEYSTVLRHDDEAVATLTVNRPEKMNAASRQVLDELNSHLDEIEGDAGVEVIIITGAGETSFVAGADINELALRRPLDGLEAYMQRTYGRIAHFPKPVIAAVNGYALGGGCELALACDIRVASDTAVFGLPETGLGILPGAGGTQRLVEAVGRGPAIDMIITGRRISAAEALQWGLVTYVTDAESLLEQAATIATRIRRKGPTAVALVRQVVAHSAAASEETGMFVERLAQSLLYATAEKREGVEASLSKRHPDFAAVKGES
- a CDS encoding flavin-containing monooxygenase — encoded protein: MTTTVPNKDLQRKYDEERDKRLAARKSKDEDFVRIETIINPDELDPYKEVTPREPLHDDVEVTLLGGGWAGLMTAAELRKSDRQLRILDQAGDFGGVWYWNRYPGVMCDTASVVYMPLLEETGHKPTERYAHGPEIYAHAQRIGRHFDLYKDAYFHTRVTGLSWEEDIKRWRITTNRGDNFTSQFVSLGIGSLNVPRLPSFPGTMDYKGEWFHTARWDYNATGGSPDGAEMDKLSDKTVAIIGTGATAIQVVPELAKTAKKLLVIQRTPTSVDVRGNGPTDYEWWDELTSQEGWQQKVYDNFLDFVEEYKVGNYPSSDTVDLLSDGWTMNGRKLAHRLEAIEGDMTPEKFRSVLYQWDDEVQQSIRDRTDVEVEDKATADGLKAWYRAWCKRPGFHDEYLQTFNRDNVELVDTDGKGVERITENGVVIQGVEYPVDMIIYSTGFLYNRNASKDAFFDVIGRNGLKLRDKWNDGMLTYMGYFTHDFPNMFFQQSVQAAFLVSNVPQNFADGARVLRAVIDHTLDSGAEVFEPTQEAEDAWVDHLVENGTVADDPECTPGYLNGEGKREIGMAERRSVGFPAGKKAFFNHVRQWRADGRFTGLNFA
- a CDS encoding carboxylesterase/lipase family protein; this encodes MVTISGVDVTGPRTSGRTVTAFYGISYAKPPVGARRFRPPEAVALPEGFDARTYGPTAAQNQYPQAALALIDNPLYMGEDRLNLNVWTPDPQGQAPVYVFIHGGAYRNGSGATEVLDGASFAANGIVAVTLNYRLGAEGGIQLDDGTSNNMLRDQIAALTWVRDNISQFGGNPDHVVIGGESAGAMSVAALLASPKARGLFHGAILESGAAHNVVAQEGALAVGRRFAEHVGAEPTAEALGALPEETILQASAAIEAEVAASTDTQTFADLAGSSMAWQPSIDGDVLPEHPLDVLARGEGADVPVLIGTNQDEGSMFVTGLGLYDSATPEQLEAAVRAGGARDPETVIRLVTDEADPHPGRSLTTFMDLWKFQLPLREFVRRRQASSAPTFRYKFVWPSPSFGGALGSYHMLELPFVFNTVDTDAARATAGEDLPGALADAAHGAWVSFITTLNPGWEPYFGDGTTTTGVFDADGLRIVNDLDEATFTAWQDQR
- a CDS encoding LysR family transcriptional regulator encodes the protein MEVQEAKAFLVLAEELHFGRAADRLNMAQPPLSRAIRQLERRLKVKLFDRSTRRVELTTAGAALVEPARKLVEASAVAVRTARDAASGTTGVVRLGFASASVRGVVSQLVRSTQDRLPSVTLELHSALLSANGLDKVLSGEIDCMIGRWNTLPAEVESKELFREEIVAVVSETHPLAREGRAQISMADLAHEEWIMLQGGPGAALQTRVSTLARRAGFVPSVRSTVPDSWTQLVLVASGVGVALTLDSVRDNTNREFLHYMTLKDEDRHVDVQLVWKKHNDNPAFHNLMVCLEGIFPLTYSAN
- a CDS encoding 3-hydroxyacyl-CoA dehydrogenase family protein, whose product is MADISHVTVIGSGTMGSQIGMVAALSGFRTTVVDLSEDALAAAEKQLRSRMERDVEKGRRTQGDVDAAFDRLDFTTDQAAAVAETDIVIEAAVENIEIKRSILAELDAQAPEGAILATNSSNIVSSRLADATNRPEKVCNMHFFNPVLVMKACEIVGHEGTSEETLAAVDTLARAMGRDVIRVRREIPGFVANRLLNALRTEALKLYEEGYASFEDIDTAARSALRHPMGPFELMDLVGIDVAYLIRKAEYEQTGDESSLPAAAMERMYNTGNYGKKTGKGWYEYDDQGRKGRPNPDF
- a CDS encoding CaiB/BaiF CoA transferase family protein; its protein translation is MDHTELEDTRGPLSGVVVADFSRVLAGPYCTMLLADLGATVIKIEAPRGDDTRQWLPPSIDGHSTYFLSINRNKRSIALDLKNDDDLRTAYRIVDRADVLVENFKPGGLLRFGLDRSQTAERWPDLIHASITGFGTKGGASLPGYDLLVQALSGFMHVTGDADGNPQRGGFALFDIFTGLHAAVGILAALQERSATGTAQTVEVNLLSSALSAMVNQTVAFTAGGHEPYRMGNEHPSLFPYGPFRAGDGQVVICCGNDDQFATLMTTIGLPELVADQRFASMELRNKHRTPLRAAIEGRLAERGVDAWLEVLSAAGVCCAPILTVGGGVRYAEQLGLDPIWVAADDERYPTVANPITLSRTPATCRTAPPELNADEDYVRRWLDGAAP